The Phaeocystidibacter marisrubri genomic interval ATTCACTTTTGCGGCTTCCTTATTCACGACTTTCACCACCTTCTCACGGTCGCATCCGTGAATGAGGTAGACAAAAGGAGCCATGTACTTGATTTTGTTCGTTTGAACATGACCGATCATGTGCCAGTGAATGTCCTTGGGAAGTTGCTCCCATTTTTCGGTCATTTCCTGGATTTTATTCTCGCCAAATTCACGTTGCCCAGCATCATAGGCCTCTTGCAAATCGGAAATGGGTTTCGTTTTGGAAACGGCAACAAGACATACCTCACTGGGAAGTGTAGATTGAATACTGCTCAAGTTCTCACGAATGGATCCCATGTTCAACTTAATCTAAGAGTTCATAAATGGTAAGACCACTTCTCAATTTCGGCTCAATGTATGTGCTCTTGGGAGGCATAATACATTTGGCATCTGCTACGCTTTTGAGTTGATCGGTAGTTACGGCGTAGAGTGCAAATCCCACTTCAAATTTGCCGGAGTTTACCGCTGTTTCAATGGCGTCACATCCCTTGTCTCCGGGCATAAAGTCTACGCGAGGATCATTTCGCAGATCGGAAATTCCGAGAATGGGTTGAAGTACATTTCGACTGAGGATTTCCGCGTCCAAGGAAGCGATGGGGTCGTTTGGATTAAACGAACCAGGTTTAGAGGTAAGCGTGTACCACATTCCATCGATGTACATGCCCATTTCATGCAGGCGATCTGGATGGTATTTACTGTGGCCCCATTCACTCACAATGAAGGATTGCTCCAGTTCTTTCATGAAACTGTCCTTCGACAAGTTGGTGTTCTTAATCAAACGGTGGAAACCGTGAATGTGAATGGCACTTTCTGGAATGAGGTAGGCCATGAAGTGATCAAACGGGCCAGTCTTTCCTTCGTTTGTCAATTCTTCGCTCAACAAGGCAGAGGAGGCGCTTCTGTGGTGACCATCGGCAATGTATATTTTGTCCATGGTTGAAAACGCAGTAGTGAGGGTCTGAAGATCGTTCGTGTCTTCAATCTTCCACAAGAAATGCGTCACCTTATCCGTAGTGGTAAATTCAAATTCTGGGCGTTCATCCATCACCTTTCCCATCACTTGATTCACTTCATGATTTTCAGGGTACATGAGGAGTACAGGTTCTGCGTTGAAGCCAGTAACTTTGAGGTATTCCTTGAACATTTCTTCCCTCTGGGTAAGCGTCTGTTCGTGAATCATCACTCGACCTTCCAAATAATCGTGAACAGAAACAGCCGCGATTAATCCGGTGAAAACGTGCGAGTGGGTATGCTGTTGATAGAGATAAATGCTCTCCGTTTCATCTTTTTGGAAAACGCCTTCCATGGTGAAGTCGCGGTACTTGTCGCGCACCATCTCATACTTCTCGGTTCCCTGCTTTCGCTCTACCGCGTATTGATCGGGATGGATGATATGAAGAAAGGTAAAGGGGTTGTTTTCCAACTTGTCCATCAGCTGATCATCGGTGTAACTCACGTAAGAACGCGATGCTACGAGACTAGCTACGTGACGTTTCGGACGAACTGCACGGAAAGGTGAGATTTTTATCATTGCCTTGATTTGAGCCTAGGCAAAGATGCAAATAAGCCCTCGGATAATAAAAGGGAACGAATAGGGCTTGAAAATAAAAATGGCTCGCTGCACCACTACCTGACGAATGCAACGAGCCTACTCACTCCTGTGAATAACCCTTAATTATTAGATGAAGATGAGCAGCAGAGCGAAAACGAGCCCTGCAATCGTGAAATACATTCCCTTTTTAAAGATGTCGGTTCCAGGGAAATACATCCAGAAACTTGAGATGACAAAGAAGAGCAGGGAAAGGCCGAAGAATACATTTAGAAAGGACAGAGGACGACTGCTCGTCGCTTTGTGAAGATGTAGGAGTTGATCCAAAACAAAGGGTGTTTCCTTTACTGTATAATGAGCCATTCCGGTAGTGCGGTTGTATACGCCATCGCGGAAGAATACTTCGGCTCCACTTGTGCTATCAACGCGAAATCTGCGCATCTCAAGGGCTTTTCCGAGGGCTTCTTCCCCCAAATTTTCTCCGATGTTTTTCGAAATATTTTCTACTCGCTTAAATGTGTCCGTGTCTCGGTATACGAGAACAACACCGCTCAATGCATAAACTGACATGATGCCTGTGAGAAAGAAGCCCAGGTATCGGTGAATAACGCGCATGCGTTGGTGTGCTTTCATTTTCTAAGGATGGGTGTGATTAATGTCTTCCGCCTCCCGAGTAAGACATCGCCTCTCCCTTGCCAAAACCGTAGCTGATGCCAAAGGTGAGGAAGGTACCGCGTTGGGAGAAGTTGTACATATAGTAGTTCGGCTGATTGATGGTGGTTTCGCGGACACGTGTAGCGAAAATGTCTTGCACGCCGAGATTCATGACCAGTTTGCCGTTCCAAAGTTTTTTGCGAACGCCAGCATTGAAGAAAGCAAAGCCTGAAACTCGTCCTTGAATGGTTTCATAGCTCGAGTTGTAACGGGTGGTGATTTCTAAGTCAAATTCGGCTGGAAGTGCAAACTTGGTGGTGAGCTTTCCATCCCATTGATCGCTGGAATAATCAAAGTTTTGAGATTGATAGTCCGCATCACGGGTGAAGTAGCCATAGTTGAAATCACCGGTCAAGTCGAACCAGTCCGTTACAGTCCACTTCCCGTTTACTTCAACTCCCACTTTCTGACGGGTCCCAATATTGATCGGCATGGTGAGGTTTACCCCGTTCTCATAGCGGGTTACATACTCCACTACATCGGTAGTGTACAAGTAATAC includes:
- a CDS encoding DUF1015 domain-containing protein yields the protein MIKISPFRAVRPKRHVASLVASRSYVSYTDDQLMDKLENNPFTFLHIIHPDQYAVERKQGTEKYEMVRDKYRDFTMEGVFQKDETESIYLYQQHTHSHVFTGLIAAVSVHDYLEGRVMIHEQTLTQREEMFKEYLKVTGFNAEPVLLMYPENHEVNQVMGKVMDERPEFEFTTTDKVTHFLWKIEDTNDLQTLTTAFSTMDKIYIADGHHRSASSALLSEELTNEGKTGPFDHFMAYLIPESAIHIHGFHRLIKNTNLSKDSFMKELEQSFIVSEWGHSKYHPDRLHEMGMYIDGMWYTLTSKPGSFNPNDPIASLDAEILSRNVLQPILGISDLRNDPRVDFMPGDKGCDAIETAVNSGKFEVGFALYAVTTDQLKSVADAKCIMPPKSTYIEPKLRSGLTIYELLD